A single Amphiura filiformis chromosome 19, Afil_fr2py, whole genome shotgun sequence DNA region contains:
- the LOC140141095 gene encoding leucine-rich repeat-containing protein 42-like, with protein MAFETFPSDSFRAYEDPGIYYVNENGRLRSPPGMGRKQTAGDDDWLALGQSPPGIINGIFLSNRHRTVSKVTCYDGTDRNVYNPKKLFDISLMFVADNIHLVESFVGFPDIVGEQLFNTTMELGKFENYRTAIVALRLFYEAYGGAVLETLSLRDRHVVLTEHLDCVVIFTGLTALDLGGCGIGNDHGILGVIGNMYCLQELCLCDNRLSDDGIQKMTTPLRIMGRGPKQLHALDLSGNPLITDLGVKYLSAYTCLRQLDLSGCTVSTQGITRIQSKIPSLRAADTDSEKNQFPITIDNHGWAVPLVQHWLSGHGGARQGKAPEQRIPEGKSKAMAFYGRIPIIPPPLFKGSKKPNQSIIQLVADKDTPSMKCDVLKPPAKRFKSSSSKPSLPLDTDAKVDSLKSKDKNTQGLTQESRNIKLSRLTHAKSAAEGSHSKDSIKRSRVRGQRARPGGQGSEKDESKVNDDDEDDLMKSYLQVRKDDGCSSQGSLWGAMGSQKW; from the exons atggCATTTGAAACTTTTCCAAGTGATTCTTTTCGTGCCTACGAAGACCCTGGTATTTACTATGTCAACGAGAATGGAAGACTGCGCTCGCCTCCAGGAATGGGACGTAAGCAGACAGCAGGCGATGACGATTGGCTAGCTTTGGGACAATCACCGCCTGGAATCATAAACGGGATTTTCCTAAGCAACCGACATCGGACGGTATCCAAGGTAACATGTTACGATGGAACAGACAGGAACGTGTACAATCcgaaaaaattatttgacatctcGTTAATGTTTGTAGCAGACAACATCCATCTGGTGGAGTCTTTTGTTGGTTTCCCAGATATTGTTGGTGAACAACTATTCAATACAACAATGGAGCTGGGGAAATTTGAGAACTATCGGACTGCAATTGTTGCATTGCGGTTGTTTTATGAAGCTTATGGGGGTGCTGTATTGGAAACGCTTAGTTTGAGAGACAGACATGTGGTGTTGACCGAGCACCTGGACTGTGTGGTGATATTTACGGGTTTGACGGCTTTGGACCTTGGTGGGTGTGGCATTGGCAATGATCATGGAATACTGGGTGTCATAGGTAACATGTATTG tcTGCAGGAACTTTGCCTTTGTGACAATCGATTAAGCGACGATGGCATCCAAAAGATGACTACTCCTCTAAGAATCATGGGAAGAGGACCAAAGCAATTACACGCGCTGGATCTTTCAG GTAACCCTCTAATAACAGACTTAGGAGTCAAGTATTTATCAGCGTATACATGTTTAAGACAACTAGATCTATCAGGCTGTACTGTGTCT ACACAAGGAATCACCAGGATCCAATCCAAGATACCGTCACTGAGGGCAGCAGACACAGATAGTGAGAAGAACCAATTTCCTATAACCATTGATAACCATGGATGGGCTGTCCCATTGGTTCAACATTGGCTTAGTGGACATGGTGGAGCAAGACAAGGAAAAGCACCTGAACAGAGAATACCTGAGGGAAAATCAAAGGCAATGGCATTTT ATGGCAGGATACCAATTATTCCACCTCCACTGTTCAAAGGAAGTAAGAAGCCAAACCAATCAATTATTCAGCTTGTAGCAGACAAAGATACACCCTCCATGAAGTGTGATGTCTTGAAACCACCTGCTAAGAGATTCAAGTCTTCATCTTCAAAGCCTTCATTACCTCTTGACACTGATGCGAAGGTAGACTCACTTAAAAGCAAAGACAAGAATACTCAAGGATTGACTCAAGAGTCAAGAAATATTAAATTAAGTCGACTAACCCATGCAAAATCAGCAGCAGAAGGGAGTCATTCCAAAGATAGCATCAAAAGGTCAAGAGTAAGAGGTCAAAGAGCAAGACCTGGAGGTCAAGGGTCAGAAAAGGATGAGAGTAaggtaaatgatgatgatgaagatgatttgatgaaaagttaTCTTCAAGTGCGTAAAGATGATGGGTGCAGCAGTCAGGGTTCTTTATGGGGTGCGATGGGCTCACAGAAATGGTGA